One part of the Excalfactoria chinensis isolate bCotChi1 chromosome 8, bCotChi1.hap2, whole genome shotgun sequence genome encodes these proteins:
- the ATG4C gene encoding cysteine protease ATG4C codes for MEATGTDEVEKIKSKFMSAWNNMKYSWVLKTKTYFSRNSPVFLLGKCYHFKSDESGELSTEGSNFDKINTEISGNVEEFRKDFISRIWLTYREEFPQIKGSALTTDCGWGCTLRTGQMLLAQGLMLHFLGRAWVWPDALDIENSDSESWTAHTVKKLTASLEASLTAEREPKILSNHRERTLRRNCGDSEMRNEVYHRKIISWFGDSPLAAFGLHQLVEYGKKSGKMAGDWYGPAVVAHILRKAVEEARDPELQGVTVYVAQDCTVYSSDVIDRQCSCMDSGEADTKAVIILVPVRLGGERTNMDYLEFVKGILSLEYCVGIIGGKPKQSYYFAGFQDDSLIYMDPHYCQSFVDVSIKDFPLESFHCPSPKKMSFKKMDPSCTIGFYCRTVQDFEKASEEITKMLKSSSKEKYPLFTFVKGHSRDYDFASSPLHEENNLFSEDEKKRLKRFSTEEFVLL; via the exons ATGGAGGCCACGGGGACAGATGAAGTGGAAAAGATAAAATCAAAGTTTATGTCAGCATGGAACAACATGAAATACA gtTGGGTATTGAAGACAAAAACTTACTTCAGTAGAAACTCTCCAGTCTTTCTGCTGGGAAAATGTTACCACTTCAAATCTGATG AATCTGGTGAACTCTCTACAGAGGGATCCAACTTCGATAAAATCAACACGGAGATTTCAGGAAACGTTGAGGAGTTTCgtaaagatttcatttctagGATATGGCTGACTTACCGAGAGGAATTTCCTCAGATAAAGGGGTCTGCACTAACAACAGACTGTGGCTGGGGCTGCACGCTCAGAACTGGTCAGATGTTGCTGGCTCAAGGCCTTATGCTTCATTTCCTTGGTAGAG CCTGGGTCTGGCCGGATGCCTTGGACATTGAAAATTCAGATTCTGAATCCTGGACAGCCCACACAGTTAAAAAGCTGACGGCATCGTTGGAAGCATCACTTACAGCAGAAAGAGAGCCCAAGATCCTGTCAAACCATCGGGAGAGAACACTGAGGAGGAACTGTGGAGACAGTGAAATGAGGAATGAAGtttatcacagaaaaataatttcttggtTTGGCGACTCCCCGCTGGCAGCTTTTGGCTTACATCAGCTGGTAGAATATGGAAAGAAGTCTGGGAAAATGGCTGGAGATTGGTACGGGCCTGCCGTCGTCGCACACATTTTAAG aaaagctgttgaagaaGCGAGAGACCCTGAGCTGCAGGGAGTGACAGTCTATGTTGCTCAGGATTGTACAG TCTACAGTTCAGATGTTATTGACAGGCAGTGTTCTTGTATGGATTCTGGAGAAGCAGACACAAAAGCTGTAATTATATTGGTTCCAGTGAGACTCGGTggagaaagaacaaacatgGACTACTTAGAGTTTGTAAAG GGTATTTTGAGCCTTGAGTATTGTGTTGGTATTATTGGTGGCAAACCCAAGCAGTCGTATTACTTTGCTGGATTTCAAG ATGACAGTTTGATTTACATGGATCCTCATTACTGCCAATCTTTTGTAGATGTCAGCATAAAGGATTTCCCTCTTGAG TCATTCCACTGTCCTTCTCCCAAAAAGATGTCATTCAAAAAAATGGATCCGAGCTGTACAATAGGATTTTACTGTAGAACTGTGCAGGACTTTGAGAAGGCTTCGGAGGAAATAACCAAG ATGCTGAAATCTTCATCCAAGGAGAAATACCCCTTGTTTACTTTTGTGAAGGGCCATTCCCGGGACTACGACTTTGCTTCCAGTCCACTCCATGAAGAAAACAACCTTTTCTCTGAGGATGAGAAGAAAAGATTAAAGAGGTTTAGTACGGAGGAGTTTGTCCTGCTGTGA